The DNA segment GCTGTGCAACGCCAACTTCGTGCTGGTGTACGCGGTGCGGGACTGCTCGGTCTCGACCATGGTGGTCTTCACCTTCGACCGCTTCGTGGCCATCTGCTGGCCGAGGCTGAGGGCCACCTACTGCAGGGAGCGGGTGGCAGCCGCGGTGGTGGCTGCGGTCTGCGCTCTGAGCGCGGTCAAGAACGCCTTCTGGTACTTCATCTTTGAGCCGCATGTTCCAGGCGAGCCCACACCGTGCAAGATCAAGCCCGCATTCTACACCTCGCCTGCCTGGGGAgcctttgactggatcgacagCATCTTGACCCCCTGCCTGCCCTTCGTGTTCATCCTCCTGCTCAATTTCCTGACCGTCCGGCACATTTTAAGGGCGATTTCGATCCGCAAGAGGCTCAGAGGCAGCGAGAGGGGAGAGCAGGGTCAGAGCGACCCGGAGACCGAGAGCCGCAGGAggtccattgtcctgctcgtgaGCATCTTCGGcctcttcatcctcctgtggtccCTGGTGCTCGTCACCTTCCTCTCCATCCGCATCGCCAGTGTCACCTACTTCTCCGGCTCCAACTTCGACCAGTCCAATTTCCTCTTGGAGGAGGGTGGCTACATGCTGCAGTTCCTCTGCTCCTGTGTCAACCCCTTCGTCTACGCCGGGACCCAGCAGAGGTTCAGAGACGAGCTGAGACTGGCCTGGAGATACCCACTCTCGCTCGTCGACAAACTGCGCAAATAAACCAGTTCACAAGGCAAAGAGTGCTGGAGGGAATCAGCACTTGGAAgtgctgggtggcacggtggtgacaatagacagtagacaataagatcacccctcatcctcctgcgctccaaggaatagagttctttaccacaggtttagcaataagatagacaatagaccacattgtggatgatcagccatgatcatattgaatggtggtgctggctcgaagggccgaatggcctactcctgcacctatagtctattgtctaatcagtacctcgttcctgccctctccccataccccctgactccgctatctttaagagctctatctagctttctcttgaaagcatccagagaattggcctccactgccttctgaggcagagaattccacagattcacaactctctgactgaaaaaggttttcctcatctccgttctaaatggcctatcccttattcttaaactgtggcccctggttctggactcccccaacattgggaacacgcttcctgcctctagcatgtccattcccttcataatcttatatgtttcaatcctctcgtccttctaaattctagcatatgcaagcccagtcgctccagtctttcaacatgctgtctgtatggagtttgtacgttctccccgagacctgactgggttttctccgagatcttcggtttcctcccacactccaaagacctcaaTTGCCTtgttgtaagtgtaaattgtccctggtttgtgtaggatagtgttagtgtgcggggaaatgatcgctggtcggcgcggactcggtgggccgaagggcctgtgtccgcgctgtatctctaaactaaacgaaaaataaTTCCAACTAATCATAATAAAAAGGAATAATAATTCAACCaagcatcccctccacagatgctgcctgacctgttgagttcataAGACAAGTTTCTTTCCACATTTATAGGGAACAAATAAACTTAGTTTAAAGGACAATTTTGGACAATTCAGCCTTTCTACCACAGTTCAGTatcattatcacgtgtaccgaggtacagtgaaaagctctttgtcagcggaaagacaatacatgattacaatcgagccatttacagtgtgtgggCACATGATAAggtaataaagtttagtgcaaggtaaagccagcaaattccgatcaaggatagtccaaaggtcaccaatgaggtagatagtagttcagcacagctctctggttaCTGGAAGAGTAAttaaaactaataataataaaagtAGTAGTAATTTAAACAAGCACCCCATATTTTAGTTTAAACAACAATATTGGACAATTCAGATTTTCCAAGTTCTGCCATGTCTTTAGACTACAGAGAtacaggttggaaacaggcccttcgtacactagcactatcctacacacactggggacaatttagaaatgacagaagccaattaacctgcacaccttagcgcacggtagcgcagcggtagagttgctgctttacagcgaatgcagcgccggagactcaggttcgatcctgactacgggtgctgcactgtaaggagtttgtacgttctccccgtgacctgtgtgggttttctccgagatcttcggtttcctcccacactccaaagacgtacaggtatgtaggttaattggcagggtaaatgtaaaaattgtccctagtgggtgtaggatagtgttaatgtgcggggatcgctgggcggcacggacttggagggccgaaaaggcctgtttccggctgtatatatatatgatatgatatgaacatgcaaactccgtagtcgggatcgaacctgggtgcctgctgctgcaagcgctggaaggcagcaacactaccgctgtgccaccgtgcacttACAATTATATTCCTTCTCAGCTTATTAATTGTATGCTTTTTTTGGTTCATGAGATTATTATTCCATATTACTGCACTCGAAGCCCTCCAGCATCTTTTACAAATGACACCCAACTCTTGAATCTGTGTTGTTTGAGAAAAAATTAATTGTAAATAGATACTCAAGAAATGCCATTGAAACCACATTAGGTGAATGAATCATTGCtccttttttaatataaaaagaaTGCTGGAATAATATAAAGAACAGAGCTTCTAATTGTACCCTTGGAGTTTGCTTTAACCTATAAATAATATCAGACTTTCAATGCAGTGTTATTGATAGAGGATatatttttagttttaaaaacaagtgctggagtaactcagcgggtcaggcagcacctctggagaacatggacaggtgatgtttcacagagtgctggaatagaaacatagaaaataggtgcaggaggaggccattcggcccttcgagcctgcaccgccattcaatatgatcatggctgatcatccagctcagtaacctgtacctgccttctctccataccccctgatccctttagccacaagggccacatctaactccctcttaaatatagccaatgaactggcctcaactaccttctgtggcagagaattccacagactcaccactctctgtgtgaagaaatattttctcagctcggtcctaaaagacttcccccatatccttaagctgtgacccctggttctggacttccccaacatcgggaacaatcttcccgcatctagcctctccaaccccttaataatttcaggTATTGTTAGGATATATTAGGAAGTTTAATTTTGCCCATTTggtacgggttcaatcctgactacgggcgctgtctgtacggaacttgtacgttctccccatgacctgcgtgggttttctccgggtgctccggttccttcccacacaccaaagacgcgcaggtttgtaggttaattggcctctgtaaattgcccctgttaagtaggacagaactagtgtacgggtgaatgctggtcggcgtgATCTCAGTGTATGACTTTGATTCTTGGTTGTCTAGTTTTGGAGTAGCATTGATAAATTTATCCCCTACACCATTTTGACTGCTATGTTGAGTTGAGATTCTTATTTTAGTCAAAGGGGTTAGAATCATTTTAACAGTAAAATGGTCTTGCTTAACTGTAATCTTCAGTTTACactctttgtttttatttcagattttcgacatctgctttattctttggagttacagcatggaaacaggccctacggcccaatgagtccgtgccgaccggtgatcaccccgtacaacttacaatttacagaagccaatcaacttacaaacctgcacgtctttggagtgtgggacgaaaccggagcacccggagaaaacccacgcggtcacggggagaacgtataaactctgtacagacagcacccgtggtcaggatcgaacctgggtctctggcgctgtaaggcagcaactctaccactgcgccaccgcttcgttgaattattttttatttacaaTTTAAGAGCACCCACGTGCCTATAAAGATATGGTTGAAAGGGTGGGTACACTaacagattcaagaacaacttcttccctatcAGATTTTTGAATgttcctctcataagctaaggatgaATTTCCAGGAtcttcctatctacctcattgtgaccttgcacttttttaaattgCGCTTTCTCTGCCGATACAACacaatattctgctctctgttacCTTTTTCTTTCTGCACTACCTGAAGtactggtttgattgtaatcatgtatggatgattttcctggatagcacgcaaaataaaggttttcattgtatctcggtacacctgaATAACAAGCTGATACCAAGACCATTACATCTGTAACCCATTGCTTCATCTCACAGTACCAGATTCTTCTTGACCTCCCCCTCTGGCGATGAAGATAAACTGCCGGGATCCAAAGTGTTGCCACATTGGGCGCAGCGGTCGAGCACatttgtcccatccatgtacctgtctaactgtatcttcaatgttgggatagtccctgcctcaactatctcctctggcagcttgttccatacacccaccacctttgtgtgaaagatgtacctctcagtttcctattaaatcttttcctcttcaccttaaacctatgtcctctggtcctcgattcacctactctgggcaagagactgtgcatctttgATCAGCGATACCTGACATGAATGTATACTACCGATGTTCTGTAATTGAGTGTATATTACtgatgtctaaagaagggtctcgacccgaaacgtcacccattctttctctcctgagatgctgcctgacccgctgagttactccagcattttgtgagatgaataccttcgatttgtaccagcatctgcagttattttcttacacttactgaTGCGCTGTGCTCATTGATCTTGCTTGGCATTGGCAAGTCGGGCTGGTGGGCCAgtcccatgctctatgactctgagattAGTAGAGAGAGGtcaccatggactcagtgggctgaagggcctgtttctgcgcagtatgacATAAAAATGTggcaccatagaaaataggtgcaggagtaggccattcggtccttcgagccagcaccgccattcaatatgatcatggctgatcatccaaattcaatgccccattcctgctttctccccatatccctttattccattagccccaacagctatatctaactctctcttgaatacatgactCTGATATGGACTTTAGGTAACGTCATTCCAACCCCATATTCTAGGTTTATATTTCACCCACCCTCTGCGAATTTCAGATTTAATTTGAACTTTCTAATTTGCACATGAGGGATTTAACTGGCATGTTGCAATCTGTTCATATATTTCTATTTTAAAAACTTAATGATTTAGGCAGTGTTGCAATCTCTATACCTCCCGGGAGATCGACAGTGTATAAATGAAACGCTCGGGGAAGATGTGAACTACCGGTGGTCGACATGCATATCCCAGTTCAGTTCGCGGCGAAGGTCTGGTATACAGTCATTGCATTTATTGGTGTGCCTGGTAAGTGTCTTCTCAGTGAGTCTGTGGATGTGAGCACAGCCGTGGTGGGATTTAAAAGACTTTCTTTTGTCTGAACTTTACATGGatcgggcaggtttggagggctatggtccaaaatttagatggatgagaggggatcctacagaaacatataaaattcttaaaggattggacaggcgagatgcaggaaacatgttccccatgttggggaagtccagaaccaagcaatcacagtttaagaataaggggtaggccatttaggactgagatgaggaaaaaatgtttcagccagagagttgtgaatctgtggaattctctgccaccgaaggcagtggaggccaattcactggatgttttcaggagagagttaggtttagctcttagggctaacggaatcaagggatatggggaaaaagcaggaacggggtactgattttgattgatcagccatgatcatattgaatggcggtgctggctcgaagggccgaatggtctactcctgaacCTACTTTCTTTGTTTCATAGtctaacgcaggcaggtgggaccagtgtagctgggagatgttggccggtgtgggcaagttgggctgataggagcctgtttccacactgtattactctatgactatgaggatagacacaaaatgctggagtaactcagcgggacaggcagcatctctggagagaaggaatggcagcaGAAGGATAGcgttcattctctcccgagatgctgcctgacccgctgagttactccagcattttgtgtctattaatgggtggcatcacagcttggtttgggaacagctctgcccaagactgtgaAAGGTTGCAGAGAGCTGTAGATGTCGCCCAGCCCATCACCCAAACTCcccaccgttgactccatctccacttcacgctgccttgggaaagcatccagcgaaatcaaagtcttgtcccaccccactcattccttcttcttcccgctcaagtctggcagaagatacagaagcttgaaagcgcgcaccaccagactcaggaacagatccctcacctctgttatcaggcttctgaacggtccttccataagctggggtactgtccgattcatctctaccGCATTGGACTCATCTATATACTGagaatcttgtttgtttgtttgtttgttcctgaacttcagccaaaacggtacacgatagcgcgacaatttttggcccaccttacttggcgtcatcccgtggtcctatggaagaagtttcattgaaatcgatgttatatttttaaagttattcttaTGTTTTTTAATATGCGCATGCACAGTTGtcgctccgttgatctggtacttatgtaagatggccgccagtgagggtgggggggggggggggggggagagggagggagggaggtggaagggacgaggggaagggggtaagggggtaggagagggtgctgcatcattgcaggagaggtttgggcccaacgagtccacttggtctagtagtaaatATTTGTCAAACACAGGTAAGTGGGACCAGCTaaaggatacagcacagaaacaggcccttcggcccaccgggttcgcgccgcccagcgatccccgcatattaacactatcctacacccactagggacaatttttacatttgcccagccaattaacctacaaacctgtacgtctttggagtgtgggaggaaaccgaagatctcgtagaaaacccacgcaggtcacggggagaacgtacaaactccgtacagacggcgcccgtagtcgggatcgaacctgagtcaataTTTATTGATCAGGTTGGTGTCTGCGGATGACATTGACCGTGAGCTGAGCGGGCGTGATGATGTGtaacctctccctctctgccctgcTCCACAGTGAACCTAGTGGCGAtcgtgatcctgtcccggggcagGTGCGGCCTGTCCACATGCACCACTCTCTACCTGGTTGCCATGGCAGCGGCAGACCTGTTGACCATCCTCACCCAGGTCATTCTGCGGCGCATCAACATCTATTACTTCCCCTGGAATTTCCTGCGCATCTTCCTCGTGTGCCGGGTGCTGTACGTCCTCCGGCACGTCGCCAGGGGctgctctgtctggttcaccgtcaccttcacctttgatcgctacgTGGCCATTTGCTGCcagaagctgaagactaaatattGCAGCAGGAAAAGCGCAGCGGTGGTTCTGACGGCAACGGGCGCCCTGGTCACCGCTAAGAATATTCCCAAGTACTTCATCCTGAGACCCTGGGTCATCATCGATGGCACTCCTTGGCTGTGCATCTTCAAGATGGGCTATTTCTCCGAGCCTGAATGGGTGGGATTTGACTGGTTTGATTCCATTTCAACCCCGTTGCTTCCCTTCGGCTTAATCTTGATATTCAACTTTCTGACGGTCAAGCACATTTTGGTCGCCAGTCGGGTGCGAAAGGTGCTGAGAGGTCAAAGCAGGGGAGACAAGGGTAGCGACCCCGAGATGGAGAGCCGCAGGAGGTCAATAATCTTGCTCTTCACCctgtccggcagcttcatcctcttgTGGCTGTTCTACGTTATAGATTCCTTCTTTTATTCCATTGCAGGGATACCCACCAGGGAGTATAACGACGCCCAGTACATCTTCCGTTACATCAGCGTTATGCTCTTGCACTTaaactgctgcaccaacacatttatctaCGCTGTGACTCAGTCCAACTTCAGAGAACAGGTTGTGAGCATGCTAAAGTATCCTGTAACTTCAATGATtcgattatttaaaaaataaaactgctgAACTCTTCTCAAGGCTTTTTATACGTGTGTAACAGATAAGAggttgaccagggagaaggtaggaccactcaacgataaaggagggaattccaTGCTTGGAGTCGGAGGATGTGGGTGAGGTGCTTAACCAGTATGTAATGGAAACTTTCAAACTTTTCTATTAAATTATTGTCTaagtgccattactacacagggagtcggaaTGATCTGACACAATCCCCATTAGAGCAGATATTCCAGTCgggttttcagtttaattagttgtttattgaagtagttgtacaaacaaggagatgaacataccgggCTGTACTTATTTCACATACAAGtcttagctgg comes from the Rhinoraja longicauda isolate Sanriku21f chromosome 41, sRhiLon1.1, whole genome shotgun sequence genome and includes:
- the LOC144611733 gene encoding putative G-protein coupled receptor 139; the protein is MHIPVQFAAKVWYTVIAFIGVPVNLVAIVILSRGRCGLSTCTTLYLVAMAAADLLTILTQVILRRINIYYFPWNFLRIFLVCRVLYVLRHVARGCSVWFTVTFTFDRYVAICCQKLKTKYCSRKSAAVVLTATGALVTAKNIPKYFILRPWVIIDGTPWLCIFKMGYFSEPEWVGFDWFDSISTPLLPFGLILIFNFLTVKHILVASRVRKVLRGQSRGDKGSDPEMESRRRSIILLFTLSGSFILLWLFYVIDSFFYSIAGIPTREYNDAQYIFRYISVMLLHLNCCTNTFIYAVTQSNFREQVVSMLKYPVTSMIRLFKK